TACTTTTACTTCTATTTCATAGGTCCCGCTCGATACATCTGCACCCTGTGCTATCTCAGTGATAATACCGGTAAATGTTTTGTTGGGATAGGCGTCTATCTCTACTGAAGCCTTTTCCCCTTTCTTTAGCACGGCCCAGTCTTTATCTGATACCCCAAACCTGATCACCCAATCGTTGCCGGCTGTTCCATTGAACTGAAACACGGGTGTACCAGGATTAGCCAGCTCGCCTTCATTCATTAATTTTTTAAGAATAGTACCATTCTCTGTAGCGCGGATCTGCGCGTATTGCTGGTTGAACCGGGCAATGCGTAAACTTTCTTCAGCAACTGATAACTGTGTGTTGGCGTTCTGCACCTGTTCCAGCGTAGCCACCGTATCGTTGTATAAATTCTTTACTCTTGTTACATCGCGTTGTACTTTTTCAACACCCTGCGCCGCCTGTTGTACCTGGGCATTTATCTCAGTAAGATCGAGTGTCGCCAACAGTTGCCCTTTTGTTATATGATCGCCTTCCTTTACATAGATCTTTGAAATAATGCCGCCGATTTTAAACGAGAGCCGGGCTTCGGCTGTAGAAGCCATACTGCCTGAATATTTTAGTACCGGTGCATATTGAGTTGTAGTTACGGGCGACACTTTTACGGCAATGGCTTCATCAATTACATCGGCTGCTTTTGCATTGCTTTTGCAGCTTGTTAATACCACCGCTGCGGAAGCGATCAAGAAGATGGTTAAGGGAAGATATATGCGTTTCATTTTAATTTATTTTATAGTTAGTTGCATCAGTTTGATTGTGAGTTGTCAGTGGTGAGAGGTGAGTGGTGAGTTAGCTCGCGACATTTCGGACTAATAACCGATCTTACGCCGTCTGAAATCCTTTGCCCTCTGCCTACTGCCTTTAAAATTTATAAGAGGCCGTCGCTCTTTCCAACTCAGCTGCACGTGTCAATACGGCCAATTGAGCCAGGGAATAGTTTAGTTCAGCACTGGTTAATTGGGTGCGGGCATCAATCAACTCTATTTGCAGGGCCTGTCCTTCGCGGAATCTTCGCTCTGCAAAGCGGTAGGTTTCTACTGCGCTTTGTACTTCATCATTCAACGCTTCCAGCGTTTGAATGGCCGAGCGGTAATTATTCATCGCCATGCGCACCTGTAAGTTTAGTTGTTGTTGTACATCTTTATACTGGTTGCCGAGCGCATCCAGGTCCAGCTGCGATTGTTGGATCTTGTATTTATTATCGTTGGCTTTAAACAGGTCCCACTTGAATTGCAGTCCGCCTAACTGGTAAAACTGATCGCTGTTGAATTTGAATCCATACCCCTGAAAACCGATATCATAAAAAGCATTGAGTTTAGGCACCAGGTAATTGCGGTTCATCTTCATACTGGTACCCACTACTTTTTGCGCGCTCTGTATTTTGGTAAGCTCTTCGCGATTGGTAGTTACTTCCAGTGCGGCGGGTATGCTGGTATTTGTTCTTTCCAGTAATGTGGTATCGAAAGTAACCGGCGCCTCCAGGTTTTCGTTCAACAGACAATTAAAATACGCGGCGGCATTTAATTGTTGATTGGTAGCAGTAATAAGCGAGGCCTTAACCTGGCTTACTTGCGCCTTTGCGCGCATTACCGATTCTTTGGTGCCTACATTGTTCTGAACAAACTTTTCGCTTACCCGTAAATTTTCACTGGCCAGCTTCAGCGCATTATTATAGATGTCTACCGCTTTGCCTGCCTGCAGGTATTGATAATAGGCTTCTTTTATGTTTTTAACCAACTCACGTTTGTAGATCTCGATATCTACCTGTTGGGTATGAATTAACTCCTGTTTGATGGCTTTGTTATAATAGATGTCAGTGTTCACCAGTGGCAAGGATACTTCCAGGCGAGTGTCGTGAAAGTCGTTTGGCAGGAAGTTGATCTTCTGGTTGGCAACCTGCGGAAACTTGCTGGCGCCGGTTAACTGGTTTAAAGTAGAATACACATTGTTCAGCAGGTCGCCAATGGGAATATCCTGTGTACGGCCACCTGAAGCCAGGGTGTATTGCGAGTTCAAACTGGCCTGTGGATAGAACAGGGTCTTCGCCCTTTTCAGGTCCACTTCGGCTTTTTGCAGGTCGAACGATTTCTGGTGAAGGGCCAGGTTTGTTTCCAGTCCCTTTTTAATATAAGTATCCAGGATGGTGGTTTGCGCCAGGGACGCCTGAGCAAAAAGCATCCCCGCAACCCCGATTACTGCCGGGATTGATAGACTTCTTTTCATAAGTCGATCTGTTTTAAATTATAATGTAAATATTATTAACACTGTAAAGCATTGGAGTAAAAAAAAACCGTTAGGTTTTCTTGCCAGAGGCATCCAATGAATTCAATAGCCAGGTCAAACTTTTATTCATCATTGGCACCATTTGGTCCCGGGGCACCAGCTTCTCGAACCGGTCCCTGATGGCCAGCGATACCATGCCATGCACCATACTCCAGATGGCCATTGATACGGCGTCCACATCCCCTTTTTCTATCAAACCCTTATCCATACACTCCCTAATGGTTTCTTTCAATTTGCCCAGTGCCTGGTCGCCGCTTTTCCATTCACAATTTGCATCGAGCGACTCCAAAGCTTCCATGGGTGCTTTTAAAATAAACATCAGTTCATAAAAGGCAGGATTTTCCAGGCCGAACTGGATGTAGTATTCGCCCATTTTGGCCAGACGAACGACCGGGTTTTTTATTGTCCACAGGTCGGCATTATATTCAGCCATTTTATGAAATCCCTGTTCGTGCAGGTTGAAAAGAATCTCGTTTTTATCTTTAAAGTATAGATAAACCGTTGTGGGACTATATTCTATAAGGTCTGCTATTTTACGGATAGACACATTCTCATACCCCTGCTCCATGAATAATTTCAGGGATGCATCGAGGATCAATTTCCTGATCTCCTGCTTTTGTTTCTCTTTTCTTTCCGTTATACCCATATTACCTTAATTAACGACACAAATATACTTAACACTGTTAAGTTACCAAACAAGTTATCGGCTTTTTTCAAAAATTCTCCAGATCAACCCGTGGGGTGTGGTTTTGGACAGGAAGGCAAAGGGCAGGGATGAAAGCAGTGGGCTCCCGATAGCTATCGGAATTCAGTGGACAGTAGGCAGTGGATTCAGGCTGAGTATGGAGCAATGGACGGAGAAAAATGGCAAACGGCAGGCGGCAAACAAGGAAAGGCAGTGAGAAATTGAGTTCGGCTGAGCCGTGAGCGGTAGACGGCAAAGAGAATGGCAAACGGCAGGCGGTAGACGGCAAACAGGGAATGGCAGTGAGCAATTGGGTTCGGCTTAATCGCGGGCGGTAGACAGAGGTGAATGGGAAACGGTCCTGGCTGAGCCAGGAGCAAACAGCAAACAGGGAAAGACAATGAATCGCCTGCCCACCAGCCGGCCGATTCGGCGATCGAAGACAGCGGTTAAATGGAAGCAAAACTACCCCGTACGTACTCTCAACCTAATTTGTGGGACCTTTTATCATAAGGTATTCTTTAGGTATTCTTAGGGTTATGCTAGGGTTATCCCAGGGTTTAAACCCTAAGATAACCCTAGGATGACCTTAAGATAACCTTAGGATGACCCTGGGATGGAAGGTAGTTGAAAGATGGTTGGTAAACCAGTTGACCAGTTAACAAGTTGACGGATTGACGAAGAAAAATGGGGTAAAGTTTATAAATGGAATTAAAAGAAGCACGAGGTAGAGCGTAGGTGGGGTAGCTTGAAATGTTGACAGGTTGATAATTATCACAAAGTTGTATATCTCCTCTCCGCCAGTTGGCGAAGGCCGGGAGGGGGCCCAGAACCAACTTTCCGTTAAGTTTTCCCAAGCTGATTTCAGCCTCATAAATTACACACATTCAATCAATTATCACATTTTCAAATTTGAACATTTGCACATTAGACTATTCCTTACATTTGCGACATATCATGGATAAATTCATTGTTTCAGCCCGGAAATATCGTCCGCAAACCTTTGACACGGTTGTAGGACAAGCCCATATTACCACCACCCTGCAGAATGCGATCAAGAACCACCACCTGGCGCATGCATTTTTGTTTTGCGGTCCGCGTGGAGTGGGTAAAACCACCTGTGCACGTATTCTGGCTAAAACCATCAACTGTGATAAGCCTTCGGCAGAAGGGGAAGCGTGCAATGAATGTCCATCCTGCAATTCCTTTAATGAAGGCACTTCGCTGAACGTATTTGAACTGGATGCTGCCAGTAACAACTCGGTGGAAGACATCCGGTCGCTGGTAGAAAAAGTGAGATTTGCGCCCGAACCCGGTAAACACAAGGTGTATGTAATTGACGAGGTACACATGTTGAGTTCCTCGGCCTTTAACGCCTTTTTGAAAACGCTGGAAGAACCGCCTTCCTACGCCATCTTCATTTTGGCCACTACCGAAAAGCATAAAATTCTACCTACCATCCTCAGCCGATGCCAGATCTTCGATTTCAAACGCATTACCAACAACGATACGGTAGAACACCTGGAAGGCATTTGTAAAAAAGAAGCCATCAATGCCGAGAAGCCAGCCTTACAGATCATTGCCCGCAAAAGCGAAGGCTGCATGCGCGATGCTCTCAGTATCCTCGATAAAATAGTAAGCTTTACCGCAGGTACCGTTACTTACCAAAATACGCTGGAGCACCTGAACATCCTGGATGCAGACTACTATTTTAAATTAATAGACTGCATGCAGAACCAGGACCTTGCCGGCGCCATGTTATTGTATGACGACATTGACCGCAAGGGTTTTGAAGGCGATATGGTGCTGAACGGGTTTTCTGAATTCATCCGCAACCTGCTGGTTTGTAAAGATGAAAAAGTAGCCGGCCTGCTGCAGGTGGTAGAAAGCTTTAAGGATAAATACATAGCCACCGGACAAAAAACCCCGGTAGCCTACCTCATAAGCGCCCTGAATATCCTGAACGAAGCCGAGATCAACTTCAAAAGCGCCCGCAACAAGCGGCTGCATACCGAACTGGCCATTATAAAACTCACGTACCTGCAACAGGCGCTTGAACTGGCTGCCGGCGGGGACGGCCTTGCTAAAAAAAAAGTAGCTGAGGGAGCCCAGTCGGTAGCTTTTCGTAAGCTGGGAATGGTAGAGCAAAAGAAGGCAGACGGCAAACGGCAAACGGCAGAAACTGTTGCTCCGAAAGCTGAAGTTCCAGTAAAAAAAGAACCGACAATTTATCGCCAGCCCACTGACGAAGCAAAGCTTATTATAGAAGAACCTTCGGTTGGGTATTTGAGTCCGGATGAGGAAGAGTTGAATTATATAAACTCCATGCATTCAGGTGCATCGAACCCGGTTCAGCCTCAACAGTCCGCGAATACAGGTAAAGCGATGCCCAAATTGGGAACTCTGGAATCCATCAGGCAGAAATATGCAGGCAAACAGGCAGGCAATACCAATCCGGCCATTCCCCTTACGCTGGAGCAATTGCAGCAGCATTGGGCCGATTTCTCCCAAAAACTAAAAGATAACAAGAACCCGGCCGCTCAGTCGTTCGATATGGCGCAACTGGTTATTACCAGCGGGAATTCGTTTGAAATTGTTACCAACAACAACCTGGAGCAGAAATTCATCGAGGGTGAGCGCCGCGAATTGTCGGAATTTGTACAGCAAAAGTTCAATAACCGCACGCTGCTGTTTACGATTGTGGTTACCGATAAGCCGGTAGATTTTGTGCCCACAGAAAAGCCCCTCTCAACCAAAGAACAATACATTAAAATTATAGAACAATACCCGCTGGTGAATGAATTGAGGAGCAAGCTGAGGTTAGGGTTTGATTAATGCATTAAATAAACCTGTTGTGCCTGCAACAGGTTTTTAAATTTCCTGAAAATATGCTCATTGATATCGCCCCAACTTTCGGTACTTACCTGTTGCAATTCGTTTAACTCGTTATTGAAGAATTCCCTGTCCGAAAAATAGGTATACGAGCTATTTATGAACTGTTGCACTCTTCCTTTAAACGTGTGTGAATGGTCGAATGCGCCGCTCTCCATCCAGGTCTTTAAGTACACCTTCAACAACGGTTCTTCATTCTTCAACCGCTTAATAATCTCCTGCGCCTCTTCAAGCGTAAGGCCGCCCTGGTATACAGGTTCAAGTCCCTGCAGCATGCCCTGAACATGTTCAAAATATTTGTCGGCCTGTTTGCGCAGGTCAAAATGCTCAATATATCCGTTCTTTATCGCCATAGCTTTGGCCACACTAATTTGCAGGGCGCGGCTATACATAAAACTATAGACTTGTTTATCGGCTGTTTCCAACTGTTGTTTCAATGCATCGAGGTCTTTTTGCAGCATTGACAACACTTCAGCCGCCTGATTGCGTGAATACTTTTCGCCATCAAAATCAAAGCTCTTCACCGCTATCATTTTTTCATCGATGGCTTTTACAACTTCCAAATCTGCTTCGGCCGCCCTGATCCTTTTATGCAATCCTGCATGGTGTGCAGAAAACAGGTTTGCCGGGTCACATTCCGTTTCCGGCTGGGCCGATAGCGCTTCCACATCCAGTATCGTGATCTGTCTTTTTTCGTAAAAATTGTTATATACTTCTGGCAGCGAATAGGTTTCTGCATCCTGCAGTATCAGGCCATCAAAAGCCATAGCATCCAGCGACTGAATATCCTGCGGCAGTTCTACTCCATGGTATACCTTAAGCGTTAATTGTTGTTGCCATTGTTCGGGCTTATTAAACAGGATCCAGGCGCTGTCATCACAACTATCAGCCTGTACACCCAGTTTGGTAAGATGCGCCTCGCGTTCTGTAAGCGCGGGATGCGATGCCCACTGGTCTTTATAGTTAACGCGATTCAGTTGCAGGTTTTCCAGAAAGGATTCATTTACCACGGGCAAATTGTTCTGCAACAACAACTTATAATTGACTGCAATTTGCCGGGTCATGGTTTGTTGGTTAGGATATAAGTTGCTGGTTACCTGCTTTTCTTTATACAGCTCGCCGCATTTTTGAATAACGGCGCTGTAACTGGAACCGGCCAGCTCAATGCGGCGCAAGGCCGAAATACAATTGGCCGATCCGCTTACACTGGCAGCCATGGCATCGGCATGAAATTCCATTTCGCGCGACAGGCTCATATAATTCCGGTTCACCAGTGCATACATTTTTTGCAATACCCATTGAATGCCCATCACCACCCGAACGGTTAACCCAGCAAACAGGGCAAAGTAGTTGCTGGCGCTGGCAAAGTTGTTCAGGGAACGGGAGTAGCCGGTATTTTCATACAGCATGTTGTAAATTACCCGGTTTACATTGTATACAAAGCTGCCCAGCTTCATACTTCGCTGGGAAAAATGACCAAACTCATGCGCTATAATGGCTTTGAATTCACTCAGGTTAACTGCATTCACCAACCCTAAACCAATCTGCAGGTTCTTTTTTACGGGGAAGAACATGCTTAAAAAGCTGGAATCGTAAAAAACACAGGCATTTACTTCGGGCGACAGGTAAACACGTTTGGGAAAACGGGTTTGGGTTTCCTGGCTTAACTGCTTAAGAAAAGCAAACAGTTTGGGGTGATCTTCTTCTTTTATTTCCACTATACCCGACCGGTCGTACCGCGAAACAGAAAACATAAATTTTATCAGGAACACGAATACCATTACCCCCAGGCCAATCAGCCCAATGCCGAGCATGATGGTCATTAACCGGGGCAGGGCAATGATCATATAAATACCGACATACACACAGGCGATGGCCAGCAATACTGACAGGAATATTAATAAAAGGTAAACAACGAAGAACAGGACTACCGATCCCATTACTTTTGATACTTCCTTTTTAAAGGCGGCAGAAGGCGTTGTAATTGTCGCGGGTACATTTACCGGCGAGGCGGGGTAAAATAAGGGCTGGGAAGACATAAAGGTTTGGTTTTGGCGCCCTTAAAAAAACCGAATTATTTCGAATATTTCAATTTGGAGGGTCCTTTTTTATAAAAAACGAAAAAAATTGGTACTCTACCTTTTTCCTAACAGGCTGAATTCCTTATCCGGCAAAAGGCTAAGGGTTAAATTTTCCAATTGAGCATTTTGCTGTAATTTCGGGCACTCAAATCGAAAAAATCAGAATATCAAATAAGAATTTATGGCTGAAGTGATCTTAATGCCCCGCCTGAGCGATACCATGACAGAAGGCGTGATAGCGGCCTGGCATAAAAAGGTAGGCGACAAAGTAAAGAAAGGCGACTTACTGGCTGAGGTGGAAACCGATAAAGCCACCATGGAACTGGAAAGTTATAAAGATGGCACCCTGCTTCACATTGGTACTGAAAAAGGGGGAAAACTACAGGTAAATGATCTGCTGGCCATTATTGGTAACCCAGGTGAAGATATCAGCTCGTTGCTTGGTGGTGGTGGTCAAAAAGCCGCTGCTGCTCCATCTGCCCCGGCGCCTGAAGCACCAAAAGCCGAACAAGCTGCCGCCGCTCAACCAGCCGCTGCCGGTGGCGCTACGCTCGACCTGGCCAATATGCAGGAAGTGATCCTGATGCCTCGCTTAAGCGATACCATGACAGAAGGCGTTATTGCCGCCTGGCATAAAAAAGTGGGCGACAACGTTAAAAAAGGCGACCTGCTGGCTGACGTGGAAACCGACAAGGCTACCATGGAGCTGGAAAGCTATAAAGAAGGAAAATTATTATATATCGGTGCGCAAAAAGGCGATAAAGTTCCTGTTAACGCCCTGCTGTGCATCATTGGCGACGAAAAGAAAGTAAATGTTGACCAGATCGTAGCTGCCGCCAAAGGTGGTGGTTCATCTACTTCTGCCGCCGCTGCTCAAAGCCAGCCACAAGCTGCTTCCCAGCCTGCTGTAACCGCCAGCGCAACAGCCGAAACTGCCGCTCCTGCCGCATCCGGCAGCAATGGCAGAGTGCTCGCTTCACCCCTCGCTAAAAAATTAGCCGCCGATAAAGGCATCGATATTTCCAAAGTTGCCGGTTCCGGCGATGGCGGCCGTATCATTAAACGCGATATTGACAATTATACGCCTGCTGCAGGTGGTGGACAAGCCGCTCAAACAACTGCACAGCCTGGTAAAACTACCGCCCCTGCCGTTGCCGGCCAGGTAAGCTTTGAAGATGTACCGGTTTCGCAAATGCGTAAGGTAATTGCCAAGCGTCTTTCTGAAAGCAAGTTCACTGCACCTGAGTTCTACCTCACCATGGAAATCAACATGGATAAAGCCGTAGAAAGCAGAGCCAAAATAAATGAAATAGCCCCGGTTAAGATTTCGTTCAACGACATGGTGTTAAAAGCCTGCGCTATTGCCCTGAAACAACACCCTAAAGTGAACAGCAGCTGGATGGGCGATAAGATCCGCGTTAACCATCATGTGAACATCGGTGTAGCCGTTGCTGTTGAAGAAGGCTTACTGGTGCCTGTTGTACGTTTTGCCGATCTGAAATCATTATCACAGATTGGAACTGAAGTAAAAGAGTTTGCGAAAAAAGCAAAAGATAAAAAACTGCAACCATCTGATTGGGAAGGCAGCACCTTCACCATCAGCAACCTGGGTATGTTCGGCATTGAAGAATTCACTGCCATCATTAACCCACCAGACGCTTGTATCCTCGCTGTAGGCGCCATTAACCAGGTTCCTATAGTGAAGAATGGTCAGATCGTTGTTGGTAACACCATGAAAGTTACCTTAACCTGCGACCACCGCGTGGTTGACGGAGCTACCGGCGCCGCCTTCCTCCAAACGCTGCAACAGTTGTTGGAAGAGCCGTTGAGAATGCTCGTTTAAGACAAATTACACCTGATTATATGGAAGCCTCACTGTTATGGTGGGGCTTTTTCTTTTATGTGTAGCTTTTGGTGAATTGGCAGAGGGCAGAGATAAAAGGCATACAGCTGCGACGCGGAACAGAGAACTGAGAACTAAGAACTGAGAACTTTGAACTTTGAACTTAAAACTATAAACTTGCTATCACAAAAGCAACAAACCCCAATGAGGCCTGTAATTTACCTGCTATTCGTTATAATAAGCTTTTATTCATGCCAGTCACCTAACGCCAAAGACGGATTGCCGTTTACCAAAGATTCCCTGATGGGCAACTGGATGCTTATACGAGTGACCAATTCCGCAAAAATTGAAAGCGGCGATCAGGATGCGCTGTACGCCTACCGGGATTCAGTAATGGCGCCCTTAAACAAAAGTTTAGAACTGACTGCCTTTAACTTTCAACCCAAAGGCATTGTAACGGTAGATGATGGTAAAATTGAAGAGTCAACCGGCCAGTGGTTTATTAACGACAATAACCAGATCCTGCTTCAATACAGGTATCTTGTTGAACAGGACAAATCCCTGTTTACGATCAAGCATTACTGGCACGACAGCCTGCGGCTGCAAAACCCTATTGGCAAAAACAAGGACACTTTGTTTGTTAACTATATTCTTCAAAAATTAAGGACCAACGACAGCGTCCCCGATCTGTTTGATCCTGCGTTGAACAAATGGCGTACAAAACCAACGCAACCCGAAAGCGATGAGGCTATCAAAGCAAGGCTTAAACAGGTGGTGGATTATTACTCCGGCTATTTTGCCAACATCTCCGGCAACAGGATCCCTTATTTCAATATTGAAAAATTGCTTTGTCCTATCAGGTTCTACAGCGGTGGTATAGGCATGAAGAAATTCAAGGGGGATGATGCCTGGACAAAAGTATATTACGACAGTACCGACGCGCATAAGGCGCATGGAATGCTTGACGCGGCATTTGATAAACTAAAAGGCTATCCCGACCGCGGCGGCAATTTCGCAGCGGAATATGCTGCGGCGCTGAAGATGTTGGTGAATGTTTTATAATGAAAATGCCTCGCTACCCTATCAACCTTCCACTTTATTTCACCTTCTTTTACCTCGTCAACGTGTTAACTTGTCAACGAGTCAACGTGTCAACTCCCAACAAACTAACCTTCCCATCCATGGTAGAAACAACCAACTGCTTTTTACTTAATACCCGAACGGTATTCACCATAGAGTTATCGATCTTATGCGCCCAGATAGTTTTTTGTGTAGCGGGATCAATGGCATACACCACGCCATTGCGCGTACCAAAGAAAACCTGGCCGTCTTTTTCAATCAGCATACTGGGCACGTGTTCGTAACCAAAGCCGGCATTCATTACCCAGGCCGGGTGTTGCTCTGTGCGGCTGGTAGCATAGGCTGCTACGGTATCCTGCATAGTCTTTCCATATACATACTTTCCATCGGCAGAAATGCCTATCGATTCGCGTACGCGTGTTTCACTGTTCTTCCATAAGGTGGTACCAGATACTGCATCGATGGCGTACAACGTGCGGTTTGGACAAACCACATATACCACACTGTCGTGCGCTACGGGAATACAGGCTGCGGGCGAAAAATTAACTACAGTAAAACCAGGATTCCATTGCCAGGCCAGTTGTCCATTGCTTCTGTTTATTGCATACAGATTCTTATCCCAGGCGCCAAAGATCACGTTATTGCCACAAACAAGCGGCGTGCTTACTACCGGTCCCTGCAAGCCTGCAAACTTCCAAAAAGGCGTTCCGTTTGCCAGGTTCAATGCCATAAAATTGTGATCGCTGCCTCCTATGAAAACCGTATCCTTTACAATCACCGGGCAACCTAATACCGAAGCGTTGGTTTTATATTTCCAGATCAGTTGTCCGGTAAGCGAATTCAAACAATATACATAACCATCGCCCGAACCCAATACTACTTTATTGGCGCTCACTGCAGGTGATGAAAAAATAGCGCCGCTGGTTTTATATGTCCATTTCTTTTTACCGGTTTGTTGCACCAGTGCCGTTACCACACCATTCTGATTGCCGAATATTACCAAATTGTTAGTGACTACAGGTGTAGAGATCACATTGGCATCGGAAGAGAATGTCCATTTCGGTTTTACCTGTGCGTATTGTTTGTTGATGGCATAAGAAGGCCGCTCATAATTTCCAAAAGTATCAACCCTATGCAGCATCACCTTTGTCCAGGGTTGCAAAGGTTCGCCACCCGGGCGGCGTTCGGTATATATAATGGAATCTGGTGTTACATCAACCAGGTTATACCCGCCCAGCGGCGCTTTGGCCCGCAGGTTCGAGCGGCCCATTACCCCGGGAATGCCTTCAAAATTCAAAGCATGGTTGTTGTGTCCGTGCCCGCACATGATCATCAGTGTATTGTACTTTTTTAACCGGTCTGTGATTTCATACCAGTTATCCAGGGCGTTATCGATGGGATAGTGATTGCAAAATATAATGGGTTGATTTTTGGGTGTTTTAGCCAGCACACTATCCAGCCAAACAATGGCATTGCGCGGCACATGGCCATCGCTCATGCGCACGTAGGGACCAGAGGCGCACCCGATAAACCGGATACCATTATAATCGAATTTGAATTTATCGTACCCGAAAGTGCTGGTGTAATGATCGCCGCCGCTTTCGCTCCACCCCGCATCGTGGTTACCCGGAATAATGTAGTATTTCGGTTTTAAACTGTCCAGGATCTGTTTGGCTTTCGCCAGCTGGGCATCGGTACCCAGTTCGGTAATATCGCCGGTGATAATCACAAAGGCAATATTGTTCAACTGGTTAATATCCTGGATGGTACGACGGAGATCTTCCTCGGCCGACCCATTGGGCGAACCGATGTGCGTATCACTAATATGAATGTAACGAAAGGGTTTTATCTGTGCCTGGCCTAAAACAGCTCCATGCACTAACATTAAAAAAAAGAATAGCCTTTTCATGGCCGCCAAATTAAGGTAATAATAAAGAGCAAATACCAGCAGAAAACAGCAATAGGATTAAATCCTGATAAAATTGTAATGCTGCTTTGTCATGTTTCCAGCTTCTCAACTACCTATAATGTATAAAGGAAAAATTATGCTGCTCAGCATTACCACCTGGTGGCAACACCTTGAAGCCTTTGAAAAGATCCTTTGGGGAATTGCCTTTACTTTTTCTTCGCTTTACCTGTTACAAAATTTACTTAGCCTTTCCGGAGGCGATACCGGCCATGGCGATGGCCATGCCATGTCTATGTTCAGGCGGTACAAACGCTGTCCCAGCGACCGTGTACTGGTAGTATATGGTAAAGTAGGCCGGTCAAAAGATGGCACCAACGGTAACCTGAGCGCCAAATGTATACACGGTGGCGCGGCTTTCATTTGGCCGGTAATACAGGATTACAAATTCCTCGACCTCACCACTCCTATTTCCATTGAGGTGAATCTTACCAATGCGTTGAGTAAACAAAACATTCGTGTAGATGTGCCTTCCCGTTTTACGGTTGGTATTTCTACCGAACAGGGCGTAATGCAAAACGCCGCCGAATGTTTATTGGTTTTATTACAACCTCAGATCCACGACCTGGCCAAAGACATCATCCTAAACCCAGAAGGAACGCGACGTACAGATTGCCGAAACCCAACGCGACCGCAACTCCATGATAGCTGTTGCAGAAAAAGATAAAGAGATCCTGATCGCTGCGGCTAATAGAGATGAACAAATTGGTAAGGTAGAAGCAGACAGAGATACGCGTATTAAATCGGCAACCGCCAACTCGGTTGCGGTACAGGGAGAAAACCTTGCGAAAATACTGATAGCCGATTCAGAAGCTTCCCGCCGCGAAAGGGAAGCGGAAGCGAGGGGTATGTATGAGATCTTAACCAAACAGGCCGAAGGTTTAGAAAGGATCGTGAAGGCAGCAGGCAATAATCCCAAAGATGTAGTGCTGTTACTCATCTCCGATAAATTACCCGAACTGGTGAAAATGCAAACAGACGCTATCAGGAACATCAGGATAGATAAAATAACGGTTTGGGAAAACG
The Niastella koreensis GR20-10 genome window above contains:
- a CDS encoding SPFH domain-containing protein, which produces MYKGKIMLLSITTWWQHLEAFEKILWGIAFTFSSLYLLQNLLSLSGGDTGHGDGHAMSMFRRYKRCPSDRVLVVYGKVGRSKDGTNGNLSAKCIHGGAAFIWPVIQDYKFLDLTTPISIEVNLTNALSKQNIRVDVPSRFTVGISTEQGVMQNAAECLLVLLQPQIHDLAKDIILNPEGTRRTDCRNPTRPQLHDSCCRKR